The region CACGTCGAGATCGTCGCTGCCGGTGCCCCCTGCCGGTATCCGCGCGACCGCGCGCCGGCGGACCGCTCCGTCGGTCTGGCCGTCGTCGGTCCCCGCGACGCCCAAGAACTCACGTCGATGGCCGTGCCGAACTGCCATCCCATTCACGGCTACCCGGACTGCTCGGTGCTTCTCGTGCGCCGCTGACGCGGCTGTCAGCGCTCGCAGACCAGAACGACGCAGCCCGTCTCGCGCAGCACATCACGCCCCGGCGGGCCGACGAGCTCGGCGAGGCCGTCGGCGCGGTCGTGCGAGACCACGATCGACTGTATCGAGTCGGCATGTCGCACAACGTAGTTGATGAAGTTGCCGTGCACGGCCACCGGTTGGACGTCGAGGCCGGGATGCCGAGAGCGCCAGTCGGCCAGACGACGATCCAGGCGCGCCCGGACCAGCCGGTTGCCGCCCGCCACCGCGTGGGGACCGTGGATGTCGGTGTACCGCGAATGCCACGTCGCGACGACGTGCAGGGCGGCGTGACGAAGTGACGCCTCCTCGACGGCACGCGTCAGCGTGACGTCACCGCCGCCAGAGGGTTCGACGTCTTCCAACTCGGCGACCACCCAGCCCTGGCGGGACCGCGCACCGCTGCCGCCGATGACCGCGACCGGACAGTGCGCCGAGGACGCCA is a window of Mycolicibacterium chubuense NBB4 DNA encoding:
- a CDS encoding universal stress protein, with translation MREPEAVIVGIDGSRSATEAAVWAVDEAVSRDLPLRLVHALRHGDSMAVAKTVVHEAFTAIESTEEPVKLEAEIVRDSPVHALRSASRGAAMLCVGSTGLSRRGRGRISTVAAALASSAHCPVAVIGGSGARSRQGWVVAELEDVEPSGGGDVTLTRAVEEASLRHAALHVVATWHSRYTDIHGPHAVAGGNRLVRARLDRRLADWRSRHPGLDVQPVAVHGNFINYVVRHADSIQSIVVSHDRADGLAELVGPPGRDVLRETGCVVLVCER